The DNA region GATTTCGTCCTCGACCTCGTCATGGGCCGTGTGACCCCACCAGAGCAGGACGTCGGTTTCCTCGAGCACGTCCGAGGTGAGCCCGTGTTTGGGTTCGTCGAGCGTCGCCGTGATCACCTGGTGGTCACCCTCGAGGAAGTCGGCGATGGTCGCGTGGATTCCGTCGGGGTAGACGGCGGCGACCTCGTCGTTCTCCCGTTCGTGTCGGTACTCGTTCCAGATCGTGACAGTGGCCATCGTGAAGCGGTTCGACATCGAGACTGAAAGCGTGGGCGGTCCCGGCGGCGGCTGACGAGGTCGTAAGCTGGCACTAGAGGTAAGGACGCTGACATTCGTCGGACCACAGACAAGAATTCGAACCCAACTGGTACGAATATATAGGCGACATGGGTCACAACCCTTATTTTGATCGCCACCCCGGTTTTCTCTATGGGAGCGTTCTTTCGCATTCGTTTTCAGGTGAAATCGGGCATTACCCGAACACAAGCTGGTAAATCGAGGGTTACTCGATGACTGGCGTCGGCACCGGAATCGGCGTGGGGATCGTTGGCCTCGGTGGGATGGGGCAGCTCCACGCCTCGAACATGCGCCAGGAGGGCGCCGATATCGTCGCCGGTGTCGATCTGCTCTCAGAACAGCGCGAACGGTTCGGTGCCGAGTTCGGCGCCGAGACGTACGACTCTCACGAGGCCATGCTCGAGGACGAGAGCGTCGAGGTCGTCGTCGTCACGACGCCAAACAAGTTCCACGAACCAATCGCGGTCGCCGCGCTCGAGGCCGGTCGCCACGTGCTGGTCGAGAAGCCACTCGGGCACACCCTCGAGAGCGCCGAGCGCATCGCCGAGGCGGCCGAGCGCGCCGAGGGAGTCTGCATGGTGGGATTCCACAACCGCCACGCCGCGTCGGCGGCAATGTTCGACGCGTACAAGGCCCAGGGCCGATTCGGCCGGTTGACCCACGTCGAAGCCAACTACGTCCGTCGACGCGGGGTGCCCGGCCCCGGTTCCTGGTTCACGAACCCCGACCTCGCCGGCGGCGGCGCCCTCCTCGACATCGGCGTCCACGCCATTGACCTCGCGCTCTACATGCTCGACTTCCCGGACGTGATCGAGGTCTCCGGGACGGCTCGCACCACGTTCGGTACCCAGACGGAGTACGCCGATCCCGACGGGTTCGGCAACAACTGGAACGCGAAAGTCGAGACCTACGAGGTCGACGACTCCGTCAGCGCCTTCATCCGCTGTGCCGACGGGCGAACGATCACCCTCGAGGCGGGCTGGGCGACGAACCGCGACCCGAGCCAGGAGTTCCACGTCCGGGGGAGCAACGCCGGCGCGCGGTTCGAGATCGGCGATTCGGACCTCGAGTTGCTCGAGGCGGGCACCGCGGGCTGTGACCACTACGCGGACACTCAGCTCACCGGCGACGCGTCGGTAACCGGCCACTACGAACAGGATCGCGTCTTCCTCGAGACGGTCGCTGCGGGCGAGGAACCGACGGTCAATACGGTCGACGAGGCGCTAGCCGTCCAGCGAGTCATCGACGGGATCTACCGCTCGAGCGAGACGGGACGAGCGGTCCAGCTCGAGGACACGCACAAGGCGACCCGTACGTTGGACTGAGCCGGTTTGGACAGGACCGTATCATTCAGAAATACTTTTCGTCCTGTATTCAAGAGGGAGCCCCATCGTAATGAATGATGCTGGCCGAAGACGGCTGTTACAATCGTTGGCCCTCGGCGGGTTCACCACGGTCGCGGGGTGCCTGACGTCCGATTCTCGAGACAGTGACGGCGACGCGAACGACGAACCCTCGAATATCACCGTCGATACTGACGGCGTCGATGACGGGTCCGAAAGCGATGACGAGTCTGAAATCGACGACCAATCCAACACCAACGACGAGCCCGAGGAAACCTATGAAGCACGTGACGAACCGCTCTTTCGCCAGTGGACACCAGCGGTGGATGCCTACGATTACGCCGGGGCTCCGGGATTCCTCGAGATCGACATCCAGGCCACCTACGACCTGGCTGACACGGCCTCGAGCGTTGACCGATCGCAATTCGAGCAGGGCGACGAAGTGTACAATGCGCTCGGAATTTCGAACGAAGAGAGGGACCGTTTCCTCAATCTTGACGCGGGTGTGGTATTTTGTGGATCGTTCGACTCGAGTGTCGTCACCGAAGCCATCGAAACCGCGGGGTACGCCGGCGCGAGCAGCCACGGAGCCTACCAGATTTACGACGGCGTCTCCATCCATGACGGCGACAGGGAACTGCTGGAGGATTCGGCCGTTGCCATCCACCCTCGTTGTCGCGTCCACAGCAGGCCAGGCCGACGAGAACGCTGCGGATTCGTCAACGTTGTCGGTGAGGTCACTCCTGGAAACCGGAGAGGAGCCAGGTGCCACGCTGCCCGAGACTCAAGACGACATCGCGACGCTCCTGGAGGCGTTCGAGGAGGCCGTCGTTCCGATTGATCGAAGTTCGTATTTCTTTTGCATCTCTACTTCCGACTCCAGACGTTCGTCCGATGAATCGGCCACATTCGCCGTTTCTTGGGCGTTCAGCTCCGAACGGACGAGTCTTACGGCCGGGTTCATGCACGAGGATTCGGGGGACCTCGACGACGAGCACGTACGCTACCTTGCCGAGCGTTTGTTCCCGCTCGAGTACTACAACGAGACGTCGGTGTGGGCGACCGATCGCGTGGCCGTCTACG from Natronosalvus rutilus includes:
- a CDS encoding Gfo/Idh/MocA family protein produces the protein MTGVGTGIGVGIVGLGGMGQLHASNMRQEGADIVAGVDLLSEQRERFGAEFGAETYDSHEAMLEDESVEVVVVTTPNKFHEPIAVAALEAGRHVLVEKPLGHTLESAERIAEAAERAEGVCMVGFHNRHAASAAMFDAYKAQGRFGRLTHVEANYVRRRGVPGPGSWFTNPDLAGGGALLDIGVHAIDLALYMLDFPDVIEVSGTARTTFGTQTEYADPDGFGNNWNAKVETYEVDDSVSAFIRCADGRTITLEAGWATNRDPSQEFHVRGSNAGARFEIGDSDLELLEAGTAGCDHYADTQLTGDASVTGHYEQDRVFLETVAAGEEPTVNTVDEALAVQRVIDGIYRSSETGRAVQLEDTHKATRTLD